A segment of the Hallerella succinigenes genome:
CAGACCAGAGGTATTCCGAACGGGACACCAGCGTGCACCGAAAACGGTTCTCGCGAATAAATGCTGTACGTTGAAATCGCACTGCATTCTGCGCAGTAGAACTTTTTTTCGATGAGTTTGTACGTCCAGGATCGGAGCATTTCGCCTCTGAACTAGTCCTGCATCAGCGGAAGAGCCGCGTCGATACGGCGAAGCGTTTCTTCCTTGCCGACGGTTTCAAAAAGTTCCCAAAGGCTCGGACCAGCGACAACGCCGGAAACCGCAAGACGCGGAGCGCCCACAAGTTCACCGACCTTATGACCGCAACGTTCAGCCAAGTCATAAAAAGCCTTTTCGATGACCGGCGTCTTAAATTCGTCGATTGCAGCGAGAGTATCGCGGACGAGAGTCGCAAGAACCTTAGAACCTGCGCCAAAGTGTTTCTTCATCCCCTTTTCGTCGTAAGACGTCGGAGCGACAAAGAAGTAAACAGACATATCCGCCAAATCCTGCACAAAGTGAGCGCGCGGCTTGAGAAGAGTCACGATCATGTCCAGACGTTCTTCCGGTTCGTTCGAAAGATCGATGCCCTTCTTTGTGAGACCTTCCTTCATGAGGCCCTTGAGGAATGCGTTGTCGCACATGTGAATGTGCTGAGCGTTCATCCATTGGAGCTTCTTTTCGTCGAAGCTTGCCGACTTCGGATTGATACGGTCCAATGTGAAACAATCGATCATTTCCTTCACCGTCATGACTTCGCGATCGTCACCCGGATTCCAGCCGAGGAGAGCGAGGTAGTTCACGAGAGTTTCCGGCAAGTATCCAAGATCGCGGAAGTCACCGACCGATGCAGCACCCTTACGCTTACTGAGCTTACCGCCGTTCTTGTCGAGAATCACCGGCAGGTGGCACCATACAGGAGGTTCCCAACCGAAAGCCTTGTATAAAAGTTCATGCTTCGGCGTGGAACTGATCCATTCATCACCGCGGAGCACGTGCGTCGTTCCCATCAAATGGTCATCGACGACGCTTGCAAAGTGATAAGTCGGGTAGCCGTCGCGCTTGATCAGCACGAGGTCGTCCAAAAGTTCATTCTGGTAAGAGATATGACCGCGGATCAAATCGTCGAATTCCGTCACACCCGTTTCCGGAACCTTAAAGCGGATAACCGCCTTTTCGCCAGCGGCAATACGCGCTTCGGCTTCTTCTCGGCTAATGTGACGGCAGTGACGGTCGTAGCCGGTAACTGGCACATGGGACTTTTCCTGTTCTGCGCGTACTTCCTGCAAACGTTCCTCGGTGCAGAAGCAGTAATAAGCGCAGCCCGCGTCCAAGAGCTTCTGGATTTCGCGGTGGTAGATTTCCAAACGATCACTCTGGAAGTACGGACCGCAATCCCCTTCGCAACCCGGACCTTCATCCCAGTGGAGACCGAGCCACTTGAGGTCACGCATCAAATCCTGAAGCGCCTGTTCATTGTAACGCTTGCGGTCGGTATCTTCAATGCGCAGATAGAACGTACCGCCCATCGCCTTGGCGAAGAAGTAATTGTAAATGGCAGTACGAGCGCCACCGACGTGAAGATAGCCAGTCGGACTCGGAGCAAAACGGACTCGAACTTTGCGAGTGGATTCAGACATAAGAACCTCGAATAAAAAATTCCAAAAGAGAATTAGAGATTTGTGAACAATAATAGTTTTTTAGACTTTTGCCGTTGCAAAGCCTTTGTCAAAAAGCGTCAAAAACTGACGCCTTAAAATTTTTGCTTCAAGAACGCCAAATGCAAGGGCTTGTCGTGGTAGACGTCTTCCGTCGAAGCGAGTTCCGCAGCCGAATATCCACTGCGAATTCGAAGCAAAAGAATCTGTTTTTTCGCCTCGTCAAACTGGAAGTCCATACGGAAAGTGCGGAAGGCGAGCTCCGCCGTATGCGTTTCCATATTTACCTTCACGCGGCGCCGTGTCGAATCCAGCGGGCTGTTTGCAAGCTGACATTCGGCAAAGCTTTGCAAATCCCAGCCGCACATTTCAAAAATCCAATCGCTTTCCGCCTTAAAAATTTCGCTCGGAACGATCTTCCACTGTTCCATGTTCTGCGCATCCACCCAGCCCGCTTTCGCATTCGGAAAAGCATCCGCCTTGGGAATGTAAGGCTTGATATCCAAAATCGGAGTTTCGTTCAACAGGTCCGCTTCATCGAGGTGCAACGTAAGCTTTTCCATGGAAACGAGCTTTACGCAAGAAAGTCCTATGGGATTGGGACGGTACGGGCTTCGCGAAGCGAAGGTTCCGACGCGGTCGTGATCCGCGGGCGGAACAGGCGGTCGAGTCGTCGGGCGCCAACCGGAATTCTGGTGAAAATGAAAAACGATCCATAGGCGTTCAAAACTTCCCAAATCGCGGAGAGCCTCTTCAAATCCCTTATGCGGTAAAAGCTCTATCCGTCCGGGATGCCCACGAAAAAAGACCCCCTGCCGCGGGACTTCGTACTTGTACGAAGCCTGGCTGTAGAAGGTCCCGATTGGTTCGAATTCAATTTTCACGCCTATAATTTAGCGTTTTACAGCGGTCGTCGTGTGAGATCCCGAGCGAATCATATACACGCCCGCCTTCAAATTCTGAATATGAAGCGTGTGACCGGAAAGTTCCGCTTCGGAAAGTGTTCCCGTCCAGACCATACGACCGTGCAAGTCATAAATCTTGGAAATACCATTCGAAGCGATCGGCGTGTAACCCACCTTACGCACCGGAATCGCCGAAGAACCACAACCCGTAGCGATGATCTTCGAAATATAAACGCCCGGACCATCGCTGTTGAAGGTAAGCTGAGTCGAACCGTAGACCGTGTTTGCGTCACCCGTTTCGCTTGCAAGGTCAATCGTCGTCGTCACCCAAGATTCGCTACCGCCCTGCACGCCGTACTTGTAATTCACCCATTGTGAACCGCCGGCGCCACCCACGTTCACATAGGTCGTCGTATCGGCCATGGAATGCATCGTCACTTCAATCGCGGAGCATTCCTGCAAAGCGGTGTTCACACTCGACGGCAAAGCAAAAATTGCATGCTGATAACCGCAATCGCTCTGAGGGCAACCGGCAAGAGGCACCTCCGCATAACCCGAAATTCCATCGAGAACCTTCGAACCATAAGAAACCGCAGTCAAGGATTCATCGCTTTTCCAGTTCGAAACATCGGTCGTTTCGCTATAATCCACAAGTACGAGCGTATCGGAAGAAACCGGCTTCGCATTACTTTCATCCGTTGTTTCGTCTTCGCAAGTCGTTGCAGACGCTTCGGTAGCGCCCTTCACCAGCACAAGCGTCGTCACGGAACGCGCAGGAAGCACAAAGCAGCTTGAAAGGGTAATGCTCTTGCTCTTAAAACCGTTTTCCTTGGACTGCACCGCATAAGCCGTGCCGTAACCCGAAACCTTCGGACGGTCAAGAGTCAAAGCCGTTGTACCGGAATTCGTTAAAACCAGCGAAATGGAATCCGCATCTTCGCTCACAAAAGCGACAGTCTTCAAAGCGGTTTCATCAGAAGCTGTCGAAATCACCTTCCAACCCGGATTCACAAACTTGGAATAGTGACGCATTGCGTGGTATTCCGGACTGATCGTGATTTCATCAGCCGTACAGTTGCCCCAGCCATTTGTGCAAACACCAATCAGCTGACCCTTGCCCTCACCCCAGAAAAGTTCCCAGGCGATGTAGCCGTTCAATTTGCCATCGGTAAAACCGACCTGCATAATGTGCGCAAGGCCCACCATGTAAGATTCCACGCCATTTTCTTCCATAGAGCAGAATTCCGTCATAATGATCGGCTTTGTATCCGAGCCGTAAGAGCTTGCGATTTTCGTCATCGGAGAACGGAAATTTTCCGGGTTCTTGTAATTGTTCAAAGAATTGTCGTGGCCATCCCCGGCGTGATACAAGTGGTAAGCATACCCACCGAGTTTGGTTTCGTCCAAAACGTTCATGTAACCCTGGAAATTGTTATAGCCAATGCCAAGAGGTTCAGGACCCACAATCGTCGGTGCATTCGGAAGCGTTGAAAGGGAATCGTAAATAGCGATCAGTGCTTCGGCATAGCCTGCGCGTCTCGATGTTTCGCTCGGAGCAAAGAGCGTTTCTTCATACGTCGCAAACATATCCGGTTCATTCTGGAAACTGATGTAATCCGGGGCGATTCCGGCTGCGGCATACCTTTGATAAGAGACCTTCCACCAATGAGCAAAATCACCGTAGGCGTAACTACCGTACTTGTCGGAGTTCGAAGTCTTGAGAGTCGCCTTCAAGGAGTCGCCATCTGCGTCGCTTCCGTTCACGCTGCCGCTCGGTTTTAAATAAGCCGGAGCTGACCAACTCGACATCAAAACCTTCATCTTGTCACCCAAACGAGCCTTACCCGCCCGAATAATGATGGAATCGTTTTTTAGAGAAGCCGTAGTATCCTGTAGCCAATTACCGACACGTAAAAGCGAAAGGTTCAAACCCGTGAAAGCGGTGTCGTAAAGGGCTTCCTGTTTTTCATTACCGAGAGCCGTAATCCAATTCTGGTAATAGACGCTCCCCGCGCCAAAGCCCACCACTTTCTGCTTTGTAAAAGAAGGATCTATCGTCACAGAAGCTGCCGAAGCAATTCCCGCAGCCACACCGATCGTTACCGAAAAAGCCGCCAAAGCGGTCCACATTTTATGAGTCATAAGTTCTCCATTCATCGGTAAAATAAGTTATTCCATCCCAAACCGTACATGCGAAAGTTTAACTTACTTCTAAGGAGTTCCCGCTTAAGCTTTGTTCCTTTACTTCAAAATTGTATACATTTGAAATGTTCCACATCCAATCGGAGATTTGAATCTTATGGAAACCGCGCTCGAATTTTTGAAAAAAGCAGGCGTTTTTTACTTGACCACCACCGACGGCAACCAGCCGAAATGCCGCCCGTTCGGCATCGTCGCCAAGTACAATAACCGTCTGTACATTTGCACCAAAAACGACAAGGATTGCTACAAGCAGATGATCGAAAATCCGAAGGTGGAAATCTGCGCCATGGCGGGCGACGACTGGATTCGCATCACTGGCGAAATCGCTCCGGACCCAAACCGCGAAGCCAAAGAAGCTTTACTGGAACAGAATCCGTTCGCACAAAAGATTTATTCGATCGACGATCCGCATTTTGCCGTTCTCTGCTTTAGACAGGCTCAGGCCAATGTTTACCAGTCCGTCGGTCAGATCGTTACCATTCCGATGGTTTAATGTTCCTTGCAGCGCATTGCGGCGCCCGTCACATAGCCTTGAATGAATGTCGGGTTTGCGACGGTGCGACGCAAAAGTTCTTCCAGGGTAAAGTGTTTTTTCACATCCCGGACAACACAGCTGCAAATTTCTTTCGACACAACCGTCGTACAAGAATCCATCAAGAACTTTTCCATTTCCGCCGTGTACTGTTTTGGAACACAGGGCAAGATCATTTCCAAAGCGAGCGAGTCATTCATCTCGCCTTTTGAATCGACTAAACGGATAAGATTTTCTACACCGCCGTTCGCAATGATCTTTTGATAGGCGCATTCACACGTACTTGCCGCCCGGCTCGTTCCAAAGTACGGACGAATTTCTACGGCGCAGTCCGCAAGGAAAATGTTCTTGTATTCCGGGGATTCGAGCAACGCGCTCATCACGCCTTGGGCAAAGTCCGCGTCAACGCCCAAAGCTTCTAGCGCGGCGAGATCTTCTGCGGAAAAAGCCGAGGCGCTTTGAGCCCGTTTTGGCGTTTGAGATTTTTGAGCGTCTTCACTTGCGGCAAGCGCTCCGAGGGAGGAGCCCGATTTGAGCTTTGCATTGCATTCCTGCGAAGCCTTTTTCACAAAATTCGTGTAGCCCATGTCCGCATGACCGCGGCGCATTTTCAGTTCAATCGCATCGATCTGCGCCTGGGAATATTTCTGTTCCACCTTGCCAAAAACGCAATCGCAGAAAGCAAGCGAAGAGCCTCCTTCTTCGCAAGAGACGACAAAGTTATCCCGAACTTCTTCCGAAAGCGCCGCAAGCGAAATTGCGGTACTTGCCAACACGATGCCGAAAAAATGCTTCATGATTTTCAAATTACAAAAAGAAAGATCCTCCGTTCGGAGAACCTTTCTTGGTTTTGGTTGTGAGTAAGTGTTTAGTCTACCTTCACACGGCGAGAGAGACTCAAACCGGCGCCACGGACATTCAAGTAGTACGTTCCCGAAGCAATCGATCTGCGAGAAAGATTCACCGAATTTTCACCGGCGTTCGCATACACACGTACCGACTGCACCGCAATGCCCATCGCATTCATGAGCGTTACCCGCACCATGCCGGGATGCGCAGCGGTAAAGCGAAGAGTCGAAGTCGAAGAAATAACCGCCGGAGAAAGACTCATCTGCGTCTTCGCCACGTTCACCATCGAAATCGCTTCCGTCGCTTCAGAGCTCGAAGATTCCACGACTTCTTCGCTGCTCGAGGAAAGGACCGTTTCACTGCTAGACGAAATCGCGACAGAAGAGGAGCTCTTTTCCGAGGAAGAAGAAAGCGCAACGGAGCTCGAAGAAGCTGTAGAGTTTGCAGCCGTCACCGTAATCGTCCCGGACTTCGAAACGTTTGCCGTCGCACCGGTCGTCGTCACCGTGAACTTGTACGTTCCCACAGCTGCCGTTGCAGAAACCGAACCCGAAATCGTGATATTCAAGCCGTCAAGCGTTCCCGCGACACCATCCGGAAGACCCGTCACCGTTGCGCCCGTCGCATTTTCAATCGTGTAATAGAAGCTCGCAATCGCTTCACCCTGAGCGACCGTCTGCGTGGCAGAACCCGAACCGTGCTTGGTCAATGCCGCCGCACCGCTCACTGCCGCAGAGCTCGATGAAGTCGCGATCGAAGAAGAACTCTTCACTGAGGAAGATGAGGCTACAGAACTCGAAGACTCCGTAGCGCTCGAAGAAGCAGGCGTTACCGTGCCCGAAGAACCCGGATCCGGAAGGGTCGCTCCCGCATAAAGTTGAATGGAATCGCGGAGAGCATAAGCCTTTGCCTTCGTGCTCACATCGGTAATGCTCATGGAATACGTCGGCGTAAAGGCGTTCGAATTCGTGCCGCTACCGGAATTTCCACTCGTATTTTCCGTGTAATTGCCATTCGAATAAACCGCGGTATAGTCCCCGTCATAAAGGTCAATCGGTTTGTTCACCCCGATAAATACGTTGCCTTCCACACGCAAATTCGCTTTATAGGCAGCACGCACGCAGTGGCTCGCATCATCGCTATCGAAAAGGTTGTTCGCTACATGGACTTCGCCAAAACGCACGCGCGGCATACGTTCCTTGGCACCGTCTGCCCACCAGTTGTGATGCATCGTGGTTTTGAGTTTTCCGGAGTCAGTCGTTTTACTATCGCTATTGCCGATAAGGTTGCTGAACTGGTGATTTGAAGAAGCGCTGGTGTAGTGGAACTTGCTCCAAGAAATGGTCACATAGTTCGCACCGTTGATCACATCCAGGTTTCCATCTTCGCCGTCGTAGACTTCGACGTGGTCAATCCAAACGTGAGATCCGCCCTGGACATGCATGCAGTCGCCCGCGTCCTTATCGACAGCGCCAGCACCCTTCACTACAATGTTCCGGATGATGACGTTATCGCCTACAATGTTTAAAACGGTGTTGTCTTCGTTCTTCGTGCCGGTATAGGTTTGCGCAATGATCGCGCCCTGATAGCCGTAAATCGTCACGTTATCGCCGACATTGATTGCGCTCTTGGAAGGAACGGTATAAGTTCCCGGCTTCACATAGATCGTGTAGCCACCCTTTTCTGCATACGCGCGTAGATCGTCCACGTTACTCACGGTGACCGTGGTTTTACCCGCACCGCCCGTGGTGCCTCCGTTTTGAGTTGCCCATCCCGTCATCGGAAGATCCGGAGCGGTCACAGCAAATGCACTCGTTGCAAGAAGAGCCGTAGCGAAGATTGCCTGTTTTGTTCTCATAGGTCCACCCTTTTCCCTTTACTTTGAGAATGTTCTCAAAATTTCTAAAAGAAAATTTATATCAAATTATCAAAAACACAATAGATTTTTCAAACCACAAATAAATCAAATCAGAAAAACATTGAATTTGCGCAATTTCTAGGAACTTGAAAACAAAAATTTACAAAGTTTATGTCACAGACATCTCCATTGAAATGTTCTCAAATTTTCAATTCACCTACAAGGTGTTACGGTTTAGGTGGATTTTCAAAACGGAGTAGCGCCGCAGCGATTTCTTGTTCACGCGGAAGCTCCGAATCCTTGGAAAATCCTTGCGGAAGTCGGCGGAAGCCCACATTCTGAATCTGCACATAAAGTTTGTGGATCGCTTCGTCGGTCGGAAGCTCTTCTACGTTCTGCAGCATATTGAGCAAAAAGAGCCCAAGACCGCTAAGCTGTGCCGTACGAGCGGTCGGGAAAAGGGCTCGCAAATCCGCAGTGATGTAACCGATTGTAAGCTCCGTTCCACGCAGGCGAATCTTCACCTGGCGCTCCTGGGCGGTACGCGTTTTCACGCCGCCGACAAGATCTTCCGAGAGCGCCGGAAAAGGTCTGCACTTGAGATTTCCAAAAGACGGAAGCTTTTCAAGCGGAGCCTGCAGGCTCGAAGCCGCGGCGATTTCTTTCGCCTTTGCCGTCTCATCCATCGGCTCGTAATTCTTCATCACAAGCACCGTATCGGCGACCTTCAAATAATCGCCACAGGCGCCGACGACAAGAACCATGTTCACCCCGAGCTTTTTCAATTCTTCTGCGCGATCCGAAAGCGGAATCAGAGGTTCATCTTTTTCGCCGACGAGAGAGCGCATGCGCGCATCGCGAATGAGGAAGTTTACCGCCGATGCGTCTTCGTCGACGTAAAGAGTTTTCGATCCAAACTCAAGCGCTTCCATCACATTCGCCGCTTCACTTGTAGAACCGGAAGCGGAACGCGTTTCGAACTTTTCCGTAGAAACGCCAAAAGGGAGTTGTCGCACAAACGGCGCAATACGCGTTCCTTTCACAATGCGGCCCGGTTCCGCAGCAATGCGCATCGCCGACGGATCCGTTACAATCCATTCTCGGCCATCACCAAGAACATGCGGAACGGCAGAACTTTCCAGCGCCGAAAGAAGCGTCGATTTTCCGTGGTAAGCTCCGCCCGCGATAATCGTAATGCCTTTGGGAATCGCCATGCCCGAAATCTTTTTTCCACAGACTTCAAAGGTTTGGAGCAGTTCCTTCGGAGCTTCAAACGGGACCGCATCTTTTTTCGGAAGGTCGCTCGTTCCGGATTCACGCGGTAAAATCGCCCCGTTCGGAACGAAGGCGACAAAGCCTTTTTCTTGCACAGCGGCAAGGAGCGCTTCACGAACTTCCAAAGATTCAATATACTTCAGAGCTTCGGCGCGTTCCGCTTCGGAATTCAAATAGAGCGTCATCAAAAGGTCGGGAATCGTCGCCGTCAAAAGATCCACCGCCGCAGGCACATCGATAATGCGCTTGTCGCCCGGAAGCCCCACCGAGAGCATCACTTCGACGACCGCCTTGCCACCGTTTTCCGAAGGGCCGCCCACCCAAAGCGCGTTCCGCACAAGCACTTCTTCGCCCGGAACCAGAGCGTGAATCGGGAGCTTTTCTTCTTCCGAGCGGATTTCCACTTCCGCACTGAGCCTACGCAGCAAGTAGTCGGCAAGGGCCAAGCGTTTTACAGGAGAATTTCCCCATTCCGCCGGAATGCCGAGGATTTCAATCGGAGCGTTGAATTTAAGGCGCGAAGCCGGAGCATACGGATCTCCCTGCACATGGATAAATTCCATGTCGAAGTCGCCAAAGTTCCATGTTTTTCCGGTCAAGCTTTTGTACAGGCCATAGCTTTTGCCGGTAAAAGTGCGCAATTTTTGATAAAGTTCTTTCATTTACAAGCAAAAGTACAATTTATAAGGGCATTTTTACATTCCGAGCTCCGCCAAGGGCCATTTTTCTTTATATCTTAGAAGACGATTTAGAAGGAGTTACAAATGAAATTTCTCTCGAAACTTTTTGCATTCAGCGCTGTAACGCTCTCGTTCTGCGCAGTCGTCGCCATGGCCGAAGAACCTCCTCCTCGTGGAGAGCCGGCTAAGGTCACCATCCTCACCGAACCGTCCAACAGCGAAGTCTATCTCGGCGGCGAACTTCTCGGCAAGAGCCCGATTGAAAATCGCGACGTCAAGTCTGGTCGTTACACCTTGATCGTTGTGGACCAGGGTTACGAACTCGTCAACAAGCGCGTGAACATTTGGCCGAACAAGAAGAACGAATTCAACTTCGGCACCGTGATTCCGAAGGGCAACGTCGAAGTGACGACGAAGCCGGGCAAATGCTACATCTACGTCGACGGCGATAACGCCGACCGTACCGATGGCGCAGCTCTCACCGTGAACAACCTTGACGCAGGCGACCACATGATCCGTGCAGAATGCAACAACGGTCGTGCCGCGGAACAGCTTGTAAAGATCGAAGGCGAAAAGACGGTGAAGGTCTTCCTCGACGCCACCAAGGGCAAGAGATATTAATCGAAGCCTTTCTCAAGCGAAATGAGATTAAAAATCCCGTTGCAATGCAGCGGGATTTCTTGTTCATCTTCAACAACTGTACTTTACGCAGAACTCCTCAATCGGTACCGGACGCGAGTAGTAAAAGCCCTGGAAACTCGTCACGTTAAATTTGCGGAGCATGTCTCGCATTTCTGCGGTTTCCACGCCTTCCACACAAAGCTCCGCATTAAAAGCTTCCGCCAGCTGAGAAATGAACTTCACCGTGTTCCGATCTTCTTTATTCGACTGAATGTTCAGCACGTAATCGCGGTCAATTTTCACACAGTCGATCGGGAGCTTGCGCAAAACGCCGAGCGAAGAAAATCCTGTGCCGAAATCGTCCAAAGCGATTCTCACTCCTTCCTCACGAAGGCGCACAAAAATATTTTGCAGCAGTTTCACATCGAGCAAGCGACAACGTTCTGTGAGTTCAAGACAAAGATTCTTTGCTGGGAAATGCGTCGCTTTCAAAAGATCCAAAACCACATCGACAAAGTCCGTCCTTTCAAGTTGCGCATAAGAAAGGTTTACGTTCATCACAAAATTCGGATACTTGGCTCGAATCCGATTTCCGCAAATCATCGCTTCGCGCAAAATCCATTTTCCGAGTTCCGGGAAAAGACTATCCTGCTCCAGAATCGGCACAAACAGGAACGGCGGAACAAGACCGTAATCGTTGTTTCTCCAGCGGATCAATGCTTCCGCTCCACACATCTCTTCGGTTTTTGCGTCCACGACAGGCTGGTAATAAAGCTCGAAGCCCACACATTCGTCCACAATGCTGTTGCGGATCTCGTTCAAACGCGTGAGGCTGTTACGGCTTTCATCGATCACCACTTCCTGGAATTCAAATAGTTCCCCATGATGGTTCCCCTTGGATTCGTGAAGTGCAAACCTGAGGCACGAATACACCGTATCCGGGCTCACCGAAAAACGCTCCAAGTGCAACGCTCCCGCGCAAAGCGAAAGCGTCAAACGGTCCGAGCCCACATAGAATTCCTTGGCACAGGTTTCCTGCAAATCCGCATAGATTTCACTCAAGCGCTGAATCGAAGACTTTTGCGCAATCACAGCGAACTTGGTTCCATCCATGCGGTACACCTGGCCTTCGCAACGGAATTCCGAAAGCAACAGCGAGCCTAGCTTTCGCAAAGCGCGGTTTCCAAAGGTATAACCAAAAATATCGTTCGTGCGAGAAAATTCCTCGACGCCGATCATTAAAATATCGAGTTCCTGTTTTTTCCAGAACGCCGACTTCAAATCATCCAAAAAACCGTAAAGACTGCGCAAGTTCGTTACATCATCAATGTAATTGACGCTGTCATGATTCTTAATAGAACCGCAAAAATATTCAGGCTTTCCATCATCGTCATGGATGACAACACCCTGACAAACGCAGACCACATATTCGCCGTCTAAACGACGGGCGCGATATTCCAAGGTATGATTATTGTCAGAGCCAGCAAAAATCGCATTGATACTTTCGTTAAAATATTCGCGATCCGTCGGATGCAAATGTTCATTCCAAATGCTCTGCGCATTTTCCATATATTCCGACGGAAGGCCAAAATAATCCACAGCAGACTTGGACCATCGCGAAAGATCTTGCTTCATGTCGCACACATAGACATAATTTCCACCACTTACAATGGAGAAAGCGTTAAACATGGAATCCAATTTTTCTTTTCTAACCATAAACACGCCCCTCCGCTATCTCATCACCACAATCTGGTTTCGACCTTGTTTCTTCGCTTTGTAAAGCGCATTATCCACACGCATCAAAATCTTATCCGATGAATCATTTTCACAGACTTCAGTCACGCCGAGACTAATCGTCTTATGATGTGCAACCGTAAAGTCCACTGCGGCAAAAGAGGTGCGAATGACTTCTGCCAAAAGCTTTGCGCGTTCCGCCTGAATTCCCGGCAAAAGAATCATAAATTCTTCTCCGCCCCAACGGCCGATACTTGCCTCCGGAGCGTGATCCTTGATCGCACGCCTAGATACATCCGCGAGTTTCAGAATGACAGCATCCCCTTCCTTATGGCCACAGGCATCGTTCACCTGCTTAAAAAAGTCGATATCGTACATCAGCAAAGAGAACTTTTCGCCTGTTTCCTCGAAAACTTTTACGCTTTCCTTGATACGGCGCTGGATTTCTCCACGGTTCAAAAGCTTTGTCATGCTGTCCGTGATCGCCATTTCGGTGAGCTTCCTGTTCGCTTTTTCGAGTTCTACCGTCGCAGCGTCAATAAAGGTCGCGAGGCGGTTGATCATCGAGACCTTTCCGGCGAACTGTTCGTTCTGCATTTCAAAATGCACGTTCAAATCCTTAGGACCTTCACGCAAAGCGGCGACGACAAGAGTCACGTTGTGCTGATTCAAGTACCCGTCGGTTTTCAAGAATTCGCTCGAGGTATAAAAGCCCGAAGTCGAAGCAATACTCTGAAACGGGAACGTTTCCTTACTGATTTCGTCGTCACCCCAGTACGTGCGACGTGCGGCGCAAGAGAAAATCTTGATCTGTTCCGGCTGGAATTCCGCAATCTTTTTTCCGTCCTTCTGAATACTTTCAAGAATCGTCCACGGATCACCGTAAGCAATTCGCGCGCTCACATCCTTTTCAATATCCGAAGTCATCGTCAAAGAACCGTCTTCGTTGCTCGCGATCGGCGCTCGCAAAATATCGATTCCATGATGTCTATAGAAGAACGGAAATTCAAGAGTATTGCTAAAGAAGTGTTCGTTGTTCGGTATATTCAAATATTTGTAGTAAGCGTCATAAGCGGGGCGATCGTCGAGTTCTTGCAGAATGCAGCCATCCGCCTTGGTCACCTTGAATTCACGGCCAAGAGGTTTCCAACCCGTGATGAATGTCGACATCACATTCAGATCTTCACCGCCGAGCAATAAGAAGACGACACCCTTTTCCGTATAGCCGCGCACTTTACTGAACACGCAAGCTTCATCGTTATTCAAGTCCGGGTTAAAGGCTCCGCCACCAAAAATCTCGATGTCCGGATCCACATCGGTAAACGCATCACAGAACGGCGTCATCGACATACCGCGAATCGTGACAAGCATCGAAACCGCTTTCACCCACGGATACTTGACGAGCTGTTTCTTAAAGTCCGCCACGACATCGAGAGCGCAATCTTCTGTCAGCACATAGTGCATCAGTTTTACACGCGTCGACGGGAATTCGAAAATGGTACACACCACACCGATTGGCGACGAAGAAAGTCCGCCTTCAATGATGTTACCGTTCGTGGAGCAGCCCATGTACAGTGCGTCCGGCACTTCTTGATCGATAATCTCACAAGCAAGTTCAATTTGCGAACGTTCAATGTCTTCTGCATA
Coding sequences within it:
- a CDS encoding diguanylate cyclase, translated to MKQFQFEYTSIGKLKRELDKINQWRRSKVTSCVLFEFYAEDIERSQIELACEIIDQEVPDALYMGCSTNGNIIEGGLSSSPIGVVCTIFEFPSTRVKLMHYVLTEDCALDVVADFKKQLVKYPWVKAVSMLVTIRGMSMTPFCDAFTDVDPDIEIFGGGAFNPDLNNDEACVFSKVRGYTEKGVVFLLLGGEDLNVMSTFITGWKPLGREFKVTKADGCILQELDDRPAYDAYYKYLNIPNNEHFFSNTLEFPFFYRHHGIDILRAPIASNEDGSLTMTSDIEKDVSARIAYGDPWTILESIQKDGKKIAEFQPEQIKIFSCAARRTYWGDDEISKETFPFQSIASTSGFYTSSEFLKTDGYLNQHNVTLVVAALREGPKDLNVHFEMQNEQFAGKVSMINRLATFIDAATVELEKANRKLTEMAITDSMTKLLNRGEIQRRIKESVKVFEETGEKFSLLMYDIDFFKQVNDACGHKEGDAVILKLADVSRRAIKDHAPEASIGRWGGEEFMILLPGIQAERAKLLAEVIRTSFAAVDFTVAHHKTISLGVTEVCENDSSDKILMRVDNALYKAKKQGRNQIVVMR